Below is a window of Mycobacterium dioxanotrophicus DNA.
TGGCCGGCAACGTGCAACCCGACGACGTCGCGGCCGGTGCCCAGGAGATGCAGATGATGGCCGACAAGCTCGGCGGCAAGGGCAACATCGTCATCCTGCAGGGACCGCTCGGCGGATCCGGTGAGATCAACCGCGGCAAGGGAATCGACCAGGTGCTCGCGAAGTACCCGGGCATCAAGGTGCTGGCCAAGGACACCGCCAACTGGAAGCGCGATCAGGCCGTCAACAAGATGAAGAACTGGATCTCCAGCTTCGGCAACCAGATCGACGGCGTGGTGTCGGAGAACGACGACATGGGCCTGGGTGCCCTGCAGGCGCTCAAGGAGGCCGGCCGCAGCGGGGTTCCGATCGTCGGGATCGACGGGATCGAGGACGGCCTGAACGCCGTGAAGTCCGGTGATTTCATCGGCACCTCACTGCAGAACGGCACCGTCGAGTTGTCGGCAGGCCTCGCGGTGGCCAACGCGTTGGTCAAGAAGGAGAACGTGAAGACCGACCCGGTCTACGTGATGCCCGCGATCACCAAGGAGAACGTGGATGTCGCACTGGCACACGTGGTGACCGACCGGCAGAAGTTCCTCGACGGGCTCGTCGAACTCACCAACAAGAATCTGCAGACCGGCGACATCGCCTACGAAGGCATCCCCGGCCAGAAACAGCCCTGATGCGCGGCGGGGCCGGTCCCGGGTGGACCGGCCCCGCACGCGTCACCGGTCGGCCAGTTCCCGCTGGGCCAGCTCGAGCACCTCGTCGGAGGTCGGCGGACTCTGCGGGTGATACGACAGGCACCAGGGGGTGCGGATCTTGTGGAACGCGTCGCCTTCGAGCGCCAGATAGAAATTCCCCGACCGCAGCTTGCTGATGTCGGGCACCAAACCGCCCTTCACCCTGGCCATCTCGCGGGCCACGGCGATCTGGGCCGGTGAGTTCAGCAGTCCGTAGAACTGGGTGGTGGCGTTGCCCGGGATGTGATTGTGCAGGCCTCGCGGTGCCTGGGTGGCGAACACCAGGCCGAGCCCGTATTTGCGGGCCTGCGACGACAACGCCAGCGTGCTGTGGGTGCACGCCGTGGTGTGGCTGGACGGCGCGAAGTTCTGGGCCTCGTCCATCACCAGCAGCCCGCCCAGCGGCCGGTCGCCGGCCGGGTTGCGCTTGATCCACGCGAACAACGCCATCTGCAGCTGGTTGACGAACCCTTCCCGTTGCTGCTCACTGGTCAGGCCGACCATGCTGATCACCGAGACCCGGGCGCGATAGCCCGGTGACGGCGTCAGCAGGGCCCCGGGGTCGACGGCCGTCCCGGCCCCGCCGAACAGCGGGTCGTTGACGATCGCGGCCCGCAGGTTCTGGCTCAGCGCGGCAGCGAGCTTGCGGGCTTCGCCCAATTTGCTGACCTCAAGCGGCAGGTGGCTCAGCAGGTCGAGAAAGCCGCTCAGCGTCACGGAGCGCTGGGCGCCGTAGTACCGCAACGCTTCCCGCAGGACCGCCCGCGACTGCGTGGCCTTGGCGGTGTTGCCGGAGATCAGCGCCCGCGGCTCGAGCGCGGCAACGGCGGATTCGACGGCGTCGCCGAACTCGTCCTCGTCGTCGAGCACGCTGGCGAAGTCCGGCAGCGGCTGGAAGCTCAGTGGCCGGCCGTTCGCCCGGCGGGGCGTCCAGACCACCACCTCGGTGTTGTCGAAATAGTCTTCGGCGCGCTCGTCGTCGGCGGGGTTCCAGCCCGGTGGCGGTTCGGGCCAGCGGCTGCCCAGCCGGGACAGATCGTTGTTGGGGTCGAGCACGATCGACGACACTCCGCGCAGTGCGCATTCCTCGACCAGTCGGCGGATCAGGACCGTCTTGCCCGATCCGGAGCCGGCGAAGATGGCGGTGTGCTTGCGCAGCGCCGCCAGGTCGACCGAAACCCCTTGTCCCGAAACGGCATCCACGCCGAGCGTGATAGCCGTGGGGGAGTGCTCGACGGGGACCGGCGGGGCCTCGAGCGATGCGGCGATCGGCGGGGACGGCGTGGCCTCGGGCGCCGGCATCGGCGGCGGTGCCTCACCCGCCTGGTCGCCGAGGGCGGTGCGCAACACCGCGATGCCGTGCCCGGGTCTGCGCTGGCGCAGCCACTCCGGCAGGTCGGGGTGATTGTCGTCGATCAGGTCGCGTAGTGCGGTCATGGTGCGCAGGTCGTCATCGCTCAACGGCAGCACCTTGCCACCGGCCGCCTCGAACTCGTCGAGCATCGCGGCGGTCTTGGCTCCGTTGGGCCAAGCGGTGTTGCGCAGCAGGAACAATCGCCGCCGGTCGGTCCGTTCGCTGCTCAAACCTGTTGCCTCACAGGCCTTGCGAATCCTGTTGAGCACCGCGACGGCGTTGCCCGATGCGATGGCCCGAAACGCCCAGTGCCGTTCGTCGTCGGTGCTGGCATCCAGGCTCTGGCGCAACCGGGCGTGCAGCACCACCCGCGATCCCGGCGGTGGGTCGGGCCGGAACGACTGCTCGGCCTCGCCGCGTTCGGTGATCCACGCTTCCAGCGCCGCGGTCAGCAGGCTCGGCATCGTGGTGTCCTCACCATCGGGGTCGAGGGCGGCCGCGGGCACCGCGCGCCGACGGTACTCCGCGAACCGGCGATCGAGTTCGCCGGTGTCGCCGCGCGGCGCGTCCCCATTCGACCGTTCGTGCGCCTCGACCACCTCACCGGTCAGCCGGGCCAGTTCCTCGACCGTGTCGCGCTCAAGGCAGCGCCGTACGTGGGCATCGGCGCGCTTGAGCAACTGCCGCGGCGTGTACTGGGTCGCGTCGTCGAACGCCGACGGCAGGATCGGCCAGCTCGGATACGGCGGGGTGAACCCCACGGCCCGGTAACTGGCGGTGAAGCGCCGTTCCAGGATGGCGCGGCCGACATCGGGGGTGGGCAGGCCCTGCAGCAGCGCGGTGGTGCGGAAGCGGTCGTGCACCGTCGCGGTGGCCCGGTCTTCGATGGCCTCCCACGCCGCGGGCAGGCACGCGACCACCGACACCGTCCGGCGCATCGTCTGGCGGATCGCCATCAGCCCGTGGGCGACGTGCTCGAGGTCGCGATTGCCGGCCTCGGCGGCCTTGCGCTGCTGGGGAGACGGCACGTCCCCGCCGGTGTCGGTGCGCTCGACGGTCTGCGCCA
It encodes the following:
- a CDS encoding substrate-binding domain-containing protein; translated protein: MRLSSKLGVIASAGVLGFGMTACGAGDPNANKSTHRIGVTVYDMSSFITAGKEGMDTYAKANDIELVWNSANDDVSTQASQVDSLINQGVEAIIVVPVQADSLAPQVAAAKAKGIPLLAVNAELQSPDLAGNVQPDDVAAGAQEMQMMADKLGGKGNIVILQGPLGGSGEINRGKGIDQVLAKYPGIKVLAKDTANWKRDQAVNKMKNWISSFGNQIDGVVSENDDMGLGALQALKEAGRSGVPIVGIDGIEDGLNAVKSGDFIGTSLQNGTVELSAGLAVANALVKKENVKTDPVYVMPAITKENVDVALAHVVTDRQKFLDGLVELTNKNLQTGDIAYEGIPGQKQP
- a CDS encoding helicase HerA domain-containing protein, whose product is MELQHREALSALRLTWAPTADDLWHSQGALHVGGLHDRPMADVMAAFGDAQREADSSPLGVVVRGPAGSGKTHLLGQVREQIQLAGGYFFLVELLDAAGFWQSARSGILESLGRPGGERDTQLKDLLWELSSVAHISRANRRAIIGDDELTPEILSDFVNALHKARRETVRRTHHTVRALVLLAAGDLELQDIGEAYLTGNDSSGRDERAVWGLPAPTLTAQESVRDISRIVALAGPAVLALDQIDTLLAQTVERTDTGGDVPSPQQRKAAEAGNRDLEHVAHGLMAIRQTMRRTVSVVACLPAAWEAIEDRATATVHDRFRTTALLQGLPTPDVGRAILERRFTASYRAVGFTPPYPSWPILPSAFDDATQYTPRQLLKRADAHVRRCLERDTVEELARLTGEVVEAHERSNGDAPRGDTGELDRRFAEYRRRAVPAAALDPDGEDTTMPSLLTAALEAWITERGEAEQSFRPDPPPGSRVVLHARLRQSLDASTDDERHWAFRAIASGNAVAVLNRIRKACEATGLSSERTDRRRLFLLRNTAWPNGAKTAAMLDEFEAAGGKVLPLSDDDLRTMTALRDLIDDNHPDLPEWLRQRRPGHGIAVLRTALGDQAGEAPPPMPAPEATPSPPIAASLEAPPVPVEHSPTAITLGVDAVSGQGVSVDLAALRKHTAIFAGSGSGKTVLIRRLVEECALRGVSSIVLDPNNDLSRLGSRWPEPPPGWNPADDERAEDYFDNTEVVVWTPRRANGRPLSFQPLPDFASVLDDEDEFGDAVESAVAALEPRALISGNTAKATQSRAVLREALRYYGAQRSVTLSGFLDLLSHLPLEVSKLGEARKLAAALSQNLRAAIVNDPLFGGAGTAVDPGALLTPSPGYRARVSVISMVGLTSEQQREGFVNQLQMALFAWIKRNPAGDRPLGGLLVMDEAQNFAPSSHTTACTHSTLALSSQARKYGLGLVFATQAPRGLHNHIPGNATTQFYGLLNSPAQIAVAREMARVKGGLVPDISKLRSGNFYLALEGDAFHKIRTPWCLSYHPQSPPTSDEVLELAQRELADR